A region of Maridesulfovibrio sp. DNA encodes the following proteins:
- a CDS encoding cytidylate kinase-like family protein gives MSIITISRGSYSRGKEIAEKVAETLQYICISRDLLLESSKEFDIPEVKLVRALHDSPSVLERFLHGKERYLAHIRSSLLRYAQKDNLVYHGLAGQYFLANIPHIFKVRITANMEDRVREESRRENISADEARYILQKDDEERRKWGLKVYGVDTWDSRLYDMVIHIGALTVDDAVAIICNAVQKDVFKTTPEAQRKIDDIAIAAYVEVGLVDIAPYAVVACEDGRVTIHFPNAVSSLKKKILDNVKTIATNIEGVKHVDILGVEKSHYSKVNPFHNID, from the coding sequence ATGTCCATAATTACTATTTCAAGAGGTTCATACAGCCGCGGAAAGGAAATTGCAGAAAAAGTGGCCGAGACCCTGCAGTATATTTGTATTTCACGAGATCTTCTTTTGGAGTCTTCTAAAGAATTTGACATCCCGGAAGTCAAACTTGTCCGGGCTCTGCATGATTCACCGTCGGTACTCGAACGCTTTTTGCACGGAAAAGAAAGGTATCTTGCCCATATCCGCAGTTCCCTTTTGCGTTATGCCCAGAAGGATAATCTTGTATATCATGGCCTGGCAGGGCAATATTTTTTGGCGAATATCCCACATATTTTCAAGGTCAGGATTACCGCAAATATGGAAGACAGAGTCCGTGAAGAGAGCAGACGAGAGAATATTTCTGCTGACGAAGCCAGATATATTTTGCAGAAAGATGATGAAGAACGCAGAAAATGGGGCCTTAAAGTATACGGTGTCGACACTTGGGACAGCAGGCTTTACGATATGGTTATTCATATTGGAGCACTTACAGTAGATGATGCTGTAGCTATAATTTGTAATGCTGTTCAGAAAGATGTGTTTAAAACAACCCCGGAAGCGCAAAGAAAAATTGATGATATTGCCATAGCTGCATATGTGGAGGTTGGACTTGTTGATATTGCTCCATATGCTGTGGTCGCATGCGAGGATGGACGTGTAACTATACATTTCCCCAATGCGGTAAGCAGTTTGAAGAAGAAAATACTAGATAATGTTAAAACAATCGCAACGAATATCGAAGGGGTAAAACATGTAGATATTTTGGGCGTTGAGAAAAGCCACTACAGCAAAGTTAATCCGTTTCATAACATTGATTGA